The following nucleotide sequence is from uncultured Fretibacterium sp..
CCTTGAAGAGCTGGGCGGAGTCGAAAATTCGGATCGTTATCCTGCCCTGCGAATACTCCTTCACCTTATCGGCGAATATCGCCAGCCCCTTGGAAATATGGTGCGAAGGGGGGAACTGATTGGAGAGCTTGTACTCCGCGGCCATTGCCGCCACAGCGGGAAGCATCGCCACAAAAATCAATACCACAAAAAGCAATGCCGCAAAAAATTTTCGTTTCCGGCAACTCATCGTCATCATCTCCACTTTGTGATTTAGCCTCGCCCAGGCGAGGCAGGAACCTCGTTCCAACCCCAATTCAGCAGCAGGGTTCTACAGGCTGACCGAAGCGGCTCTTGACCAGGTGCCCCAGGGTTCCGAGCCCATAGTCCCGCATCCGCCGAGCGACCTTCACAAGAGCCAGGGGATCCAGCCCCGTCTCGATCCCCAGCCCGTTCAGGTAGAAGACCAGGTCCTCGGTCGCCGCGTTGCCCGCCGCGCCGGGCGCGTAGGGACAGCCGCCCAGCCCCCCGGCTGCAGAATCGAAGCGGTCGACTCCCCGAACGAGGGCCTCGCGAACGTTCAAAAGGGCCATTCCGAACGTGTTGTGGATGTGCAGGAATACGGGGATGCCATCCAGAGCCGGGGACACTACATCCAGGGTCTCGGCGAAATCCCTGGGATGGCAGGTGCCGATGGTCTCGGCCAGACAGATGCTGCGTGCGCCCTTCTCACGAACGACGCCGATCAGCTCGGATACCCTCCTAGGGTCGGTGCGTCCCTCGAACGGACACATGAAGGACGTGGCAATGGAGACGGACAGTTCCGCCCTTCCCTCGATCAAACGAGCGATATCGTCCAGTCCCGACAGGGACTCCGCCACGCTGCGGTTCAGGTTGGCCTTGTTGTGGCTCTCGCTGGCGGAGAATACGACGTTCAGGACGTCGGCCCCGCAGGCCAGCGCGCGCTCCGCCCCCTTGGCGTTGGGAACCAAGGCCGTCAGGCGCGCTGTCGGGTGGCGGCGTTTCGTCTCCTCGAGCACATCCGCGGCGTCCGCCAGCTGAGGGATGGCCTTGGGACTGACGAACGAGGTGACCTCCATCTCCGCGACCCCAGCCTCAAACAGGGCGTCGATCCACTCGAGCTTCCGCTCCGTGGGGATGAACTCCTTCACGTTCTGAAAACCATCGCGGGGACAGACCTCCCGGACCACGACGGAGTCGGGTAACGCCGCGTCCTTCCTCAAAGCACTCCCTCCCGTTCGAGTTCGGCGACCTGCTCGGCCGTATAACCCAGCATCGAGCCGTAGACCTCGTTATTATGTTGCCCCAGCTCGGGTGCCGGCGTCCGTATCGAGGCCGGGGTACCGCTGAGCTTCAGGTGCGAGCCCGTCAGCTTCAGCCTTCCCGCGACGGGGTGCTCGCACTCCACAAACATCTCCCGATCCCCGGCGATATGCGGGTCGGCGGCCACCTGGTCGATGGAATAGATCGGCGCGCAGGGAACGCCCGCCCGCTCCAGCTTCCCATAGATTTCCGCCACGGTTTGCCGCGACGTCCAATCCTCGACGATCCCCCGCAGCACCTCGTGATGGGCAACCCGATCCTTGGATTCACTGAAGCGCGGGTCCTGAAGAAGGTCCTCCCGCCCCATCGTCCTCGCCAGGTCCTGCCACAGCTTGTTGTTCCCGGCCCCGATGACCAGAGAGCCGTCCGACGCCCGGAAGGAATCGTAGGGATAGGTGGACTCGTACCGATTGCCGATACGCTCCGGAACGCGTCCCTCAACGAAATAAATCATGTTGATGATCTCCAGGCTCGCGACCACGGAGTCGACGAGGGCAATATCCACTTTTTGCCCCTGTCCGGTCCGGGCACGGGAGTTGAGCGCAGCCAGAACTCCTATGGCGCAGGACAACCCTCCCAGAACATCGCCCATGGCGGTTCCCGTCCGGGTGGCCTCGCCTCCGGGCCAGCCGGTTGTGCTCATCAGACCGCCCATCGCCTGAGCGATGATGTCGTACCCCGGGCGCTTGCTGTAGCGTCCCGTGTGCCCGAATCCCGATATGGCGCCGTAGACAATACCCGGGTTGACTTTTTTCAGGTCCTCGTAGCCCAAGCCCAGTTTTTCCATCGTCCCGGGACGGAAGTTCTCGAGCACCACATCGGCCTTCTCCGACATCTCCAGAAAGATGCCCTTGCCCTTTGGGTCCTTCAAGTTCAAGGTAACCGCCTTCTTGTTGCGGTTCAGGTTCATCGAATAAGCGCTCACCCCCTCTTTGAAGGGCCCCATGCTCCGCTCGTCGGCGCCTCCCTTCGGGTTCTCGATCTTGATGACGACAGCTCCCATGTCGGCCATCATCATGGAGCAAAACGGCCCGGCCAGGACCCTAGTCAAGTCCAACACCACGACATTCGACAACGCGCCTTCCAAAATGACCGCCCCCTCTTCAACCTTCAACGCCGGAACAACACCGGACACCTCGACCCAATCCAATCCTCAATTTGAACTACAGGATGAAACTTATAGACGACTGAACTCTGTCGACAATATTTCTTAAGAACAAGATTAACGGAAATAAAGGCGAAAGTCAAGTGAAAATTTTTACTTTATATCCCTGATCTGCGATCTGCAAGCTCTATTCATGAACGAAACAAGTATGGTTCAAGCTCCAAAGGGTCTCACATTCGCCCCTTATAGGTGGAGAACGAAATACAAAGCGTGTTCTCTTTGTGAATCGGTTTTACATCTCGCTGAAAAACACATGAGAGGCGCACAGAAAGCCGGGATTATCCTCTCCGGCGGGGCTGCCCTGCAATTTTTCATTTCGCAGGTCTTTTCCGCAAACTTTCACGAATTTCCCCTACCCTCTCGCCATTTCCCGCCGGCTAATGGTAAAATAACGGTAGGCTTCCAGAACTTCATTTCATTTTTACTTCCTACCCCTCCGGGGGTCTTGTTGAGGTCCTCGGGCGGGCAGGGCGCAATCGCTTCAAAGCGGCAAAAAGAGCGGAATTATTGGGAAAGCGAATGTATCCGAACTTATGAGGAGGGATTTTGCTTGATCAAGAAGACACCTTTGAACGACGTGCACCACAAGCTTGAGGGGCAGCTGACCGATTTCGGCGGCTGGGAGATGCCCCTGTGGTACAAGGCGGGGGCTGTGAAGGAACATCTTTTTGTCGTTGAAAAGTGTGGCATCTTCGACATTTGCCACATGTGCCTGGTCCGGGTGACGGGCAAGGACGCCTTCGGGCTCCTCCAGCTCTGTCTGACCCGCAACATCGAAAAGCTGGCCAAGGGGGCCTGCGGCTACACGATGATCCTCGACGAGAAGGCCCATGTTGTGGACGACTGCATCGTCTACAACATGAACGAGAACCGGGAGGACTACCTGCTGGTCGTCAACTCGAATCGGGCTTCCATTGTGGCCGACCACCTGAAGAAGCACATGGGCTCCTTCAAGGCCGACGTGAAGAACGAGGACGGCGTGTTCGGCAAGATCGACCTCCAGGGGCCGAAGTCCGCGGAGATCCTGCGCAAGGTCCTGGAGAAGGGCTCCATCGACGGGCTCAAGTACTTCCACTTCCTGGGCGACTACGACGCCGCGAAGAACAAGGACGTGCGCCTGAAAGGGGATATCCCCGTCCTGCTCTCCCGCACCGGCTACACCGGCGAGCTCGGTTTCGAGATCCTCTGCCCGATCGGCAAGACCGTCGATGTGTGGAACGCGCTTGTTGCGGCGGGCGGGGACGACATCCTTCCCTGCGGTCTGGCCTCCCGCGACTCCCTGCGTATGGGCGCGATCCTTCCGCTCTCCCAGCAAGACATCGGCCCGTGGCCCTTCGTCCACACCCCCTGGGACTTCGCCCTGCCCCGCGACAAGGAGGGCAAGCTGACCAAGTCCTTCCTCGGCTCGACCATCTACGACAATCCCCCCGAGAGCTACACCCTGCCCTACTGCGGCTTCGACCCGCGCAAGGTGGATGCCCACCACGGCGCCAGGGTGCTGCTTGACGGGAAGGACATCGGGGTCGTCACAACCTGCTGCGTGGAGGTGGCGTGCAGCCGGGTGAATGGCAAGATCGTCAGTACCGCAAGCCCCGACAAGCCGGCGGACTTCAAGCCGAAGGGCCTCGTCGCGGGCTACGTCCGGGTGGACCGCAAGCTCGAGCCCGGTACGAAGATCACCCTGAAGGACGACCGGCGTTCCATCGAGGTGGAGGTCGTCTCCGACATCCGCCCGGGCCGCACGGCCCGCGTCGCCATCTGATCCCGAGAGAGGCAAATCCCCGGGCAACATGGCGAAGGGAAAGGCGCATATTCCGGCAACAACAGGCTCTGTTCGTGAATAACATTATTTAAGGAGGAATACCCTGTGAAAGCATTTGACGAGCTGAATTTCAAAGCGGATGTTTCCTACACGAAGACCCATGAGTGGGCGAAAAAGAACGGCAACATCGTTGTCGTGGGCGTGGATGACTACGCTCAGGGCGCCCTGGGCGACATCGTCTACGTCGAGCTTCCCGACGTGGGCGCGGCAACCAAGGCCGGTGCGGCCTTCGGTTCCCTGGAGTCCACCAAGGCGGTCAGTGACCTCAACGCTCCCGTCTCGGGCAAGGTTGTCAAGGTCAACGAGGCCCTTGCGGATTCTCCGGACCTGGTGAACACGGACCCCTACGGGGCGGCTTGGATGGTTGAGATCGAGGTGCCCGACAGCAAGGACTTTGATGCCCTGATGAAGGTCGACGCCTACAAAGATTACGTCAAGACACTCGATCATTGACGAAAGGGGGCGTATCCCATGAGATACCTGTCCCACACCCCGGAAGATCTCCGGGCGATGCTGGATACGATCGGAGTTAAAAAGGTCGAGGATCTCTTCACGACGATCCCGGCTGAGGTGCGTATGGACGGTCCTATCGACATCAAGCCCCGCACCGAGTGGGAGCTGACGGCCGAGCTCGGCGCCATGGCCGAGGCCAACTGCAACAGCGTGGCGTTCCTCGGCGCCGGGTGCTATCCCCACCACATCCCGGCCCACATCCCCTACCTCTCGAGCCGCTCCGAGTTCCTGACCTCCTACACCCCCTATCAGCCGGAGGTCAGCCAGGGGACGCTTCAGGCCATCTTCGAGTTCCAGACGATGACGGCCAACCTGCTGGGCATGGAGGTCGCCAACGCCTCCATGTACGACGGCGCCAACGCCCTGGCGGAGGCCGCGATCATGGCCATCCACGTCAAGAAGAAGCCGAAGGTGGCCTACTCCCGCCTGAACCACCCCCATTACATCCAGGCGATGAAGACCTACTTCCGGCCCGCGGGCTTCGAGGCCGTCGAGGTGCCCGTCCTTCCGGACGGCCGCACCGACTTCAGCAAGATCCCCGACGGCGTCTCGGCCCTGGTCGTGCAGTCCCCCAACTTCGCCGGCGTGATCGAGGACCTCGAGGCCGCGGCCAAGGCGGCTCACGACAAGGGAATCCTGCTGATCGCCTCCTTCTCCGAGGCTATGGCCTGGGGCCTGCTCAAGAACCCCGGCAGCTGCGGCGCCGACATCGTCTGCGGCGAGGGCAGCAGCTTCGGCATTCCCCTGAGCGCCGGCGGGCCCGGCGTGGGCATGCTGGCCTGCTCCATGAAGAACGTGCGTTCCGTCCCGGGACGCCTGGTGGGAGAGACCACGGACAAGAACGGCAACCGCTGCTTCGTCCTGACCCTCGCGGCCCGCGAGCAGCACATCCGCCGCGAGAAGGCCACGTCGAACATCTGCACCAACTCCGGCCACAACGCTCTGACGGCGGCGATGTACATGGCCTCCGCCGGGAGCGAGGGGCTCCACGCCATCGCGAAGCTGAACCACGATAAGGCCGCCTACCTCAAGGCGGGGCTCGAGAAGGCGGGCTTCAAGCCGCTCTTCGACTCGCCGTTCTTCAACGAGTTCGCCATGAAGGCCCCGGCCGGCTTCGAGAAACGCTACGACGAGCTGGCGAAGAAGGGCTTCGTCGCGGGGCTCGACTTGGGTAAGTACTATCCGGAGTACAAGGGGGCGTGGCTCTTCTGCGCGACGGAAGTCCACACCCGTGAGGAAATCGACGCATTCCTGAAGGAGGTGGCCTGATTATGGGCGGCTATCCCGGCACCAAAGGCCTGGCCTTTAAAGAAGCGCTCCTGTGGGAGCGTGCGAGCAAGGGACGCGTGGGGATCAGCATTCCTACCCAGGACGTCCCGGAGAGCAAGCTGGACGCCTCTCTGACGGGACCGGCCCCGAAACTGCCGGAGCTGTCCGAGGTCGACGTCATCCGTCACTATACGCGCCTCTCCACGTGGAACTTCGGGGTCGACACGGGGATGTATCCGCTGGGCTCCTGCACCATGAAGTACAATCCCAAGATCAACGAGCGCATGGCCTCTCTGCCCGGCTTCGCGAACGTTCATCCCCTCATGCCGGAGTCGTGCTTCCAGGGCGCCCTCAAGCTCATGTACGAGCTTGAGCAGGACCTGCTCAAGCTCACCGGAATGAAGGCCGCGTCGCTCCAGCCCTCGGCAGGCGCCCAGGGCGAGCTGACGGGGATGCTGATGATCCACGCCTACCACGCGCATAAGGGCAAGCAGCGTAAAAAGGTGATCATGCCCAGCACGGCGCATGGCACGAACCCGGCGTCCGCGGCGATCTGTGGCTACACGCCCGTCCCGGTCGAGCTGAACAAGGATGGGATCGTCACCCCCGAGTCCATCCGTGAGATCATGGACGAGGACACGGCCGGCATCATGCTGACCAACCCCAACACCCTGGGTATCTTTGAGCGCCACGTGGCCGAGATCTCTAAGATCATCCACGAGAAGGGCGGGCTGGTCTACGGTGACGGCGCCAACATGAACGCCCTGATGGGCTACGTGAACGTCGCCAAGATGGGGGTCGACGTGATGCACTTCAACGTCCACAAGACCCTCTCCACGCCGCACGGCGGCGGCGGCCCCGGCGCGGGTCCCGTCGTGGTGGGCGAGGCTCTGGAGCCCTTCCTTCCCTCCCCTCGCGTCTGCAAGGAGGGGGACCGCTACACGCTCTGCTCCGACTCGCCGCTCTCCATCGGACGTCTTCAGGCGTTCTTCGGCAACTTCGCCGTCCTGGTGCGGGCGCTGGCCTACACGCGCACCATGGGGCACGAGCTCAAGGCTGCGACCGAGGCGGCGGTCCTCAACGCCAACTACATCAAGGCGGGGCTGAAGGGGGTCTACAACCTGCCCTTCCCGCAGGACAGCCTGCACGAGGTCATCTTCAACGACGCGATCCAGCAGAAGAACGGCGTGACGACGATGGACATCGCCAAGCGCCTGATCGACTGCGGTTATCATCCACCCACAACGTACTTCCCGCTGGTGGTTGACAGCGCCATCATGATCGAGCCGACGGACACCGAGTCCAAGGGCGACTTGGACGGGTTCATCGACGCGATGAAGGCTATTGCCGAGGAGGCGAAGTCGAACCCGGACGTGGTCAAGAACACGCCTCAGAACACGATGATTGCGCGCCCGGACGAGACCCTGGCAGCCAGAAACCTGACTTTGAAGGGCTATTAACCTACCTTTCGACGGACGCAGCCGTGCCCTCAGCCGAGGGTACGGCTGCATTTTGTATCGCGGCGGAGGAGACGGGAGAGACGTTCCTCCCCGCTCCGGCTTTGAGCTAGACTGAGTAAATATTGAGTAACAACGATCAGAACCACCGGCTAAGCCGGTGGTTCTGATCGTTGGGGTACGTCGTCCTTTGGGCTTGGGGATCGTAGGATGTGGATCGCGGGGGGGGGGATGGATGCGTCCCCTGCGATCCTCGGGCTTTTTTGCAAAAAAATCGTCTTTTCACGGGGATTTTCTGACCTCGGGTTATGGTTCCTTTTGGAGGGGTGTCGTAGAATACCGAAAGGGTTATGATAAGGTTATGACGCTCCACCCCGAAGAGGGGCGGCGCGAGGAGGCGTTTTGCGAGGAGGTCTTTGGAGTGCGGCGATCGTTTATTCTTGTCGTTTTCGCGTTTTTGTTGGGGGTTTGGGCGGTTTGGGGGATGGCGGCGTCTGCTGCGGAGAGGCGTTTTCCCTCGATCCGCTGTATCGTTGACGTCCCGGAGGGCTGGGAGGTTGAGGAGGACGAGGAACGCTCTACCGTGAGCCTGACGGCCCCGGATGAGGATGCGGCTGTCATGTTGACGGGGATCGACAAGCCGGGGGTGTCCGTTTTGGAGTTTGCGGAACAGGTCGCCCGAGAGGTGGGGGCCGATAAGCCGGAGCCCTCGGGGGGCGGTTATCGATTTTCCTTCACGGATAAGGATGGATTCTCCTGCCGCGGGATCGTCATGGGCGACGAAAAGTTTGTCTCCATGATCACGCTTCTCGGTCAGCATCAGGCTTTTGAGTCCATCGTCCGTTCGATTCGAGGGCTGGATTGACCTGCCGGGGTCGTTCGGGGAGGGGTTGGAGCCGGATGAGGGCTATCGCGATGAGGGATGAATCATGAGGCGGGCTGCGGCACTTTTTTTTCTGTTCTGCGCGATGTTGGCGTCCTGGGGCTGTTCCGTTTCGCACGCCGCGCCGGCCGCAAAGGCAAAGGAGACCTGGGCGGTCTATTGGTATCTCTGCGGGTCCGACCTGGAGTCGGAAAACGGGTTTGCGACGGGCGACCTTGCGGAAACGCTGGAGGTTGTCCTGCCCGACAACGTGAAGGTGGTCGTGCAGGCCGGCGGCTCCAAAACGTGGGACAACGACCTTGTGGACGCCTCCGGTCTGTGCCGTCTGGAGCGTTCCGGAGATGAGATCGGCGTCGTCGGCAAGGCGGGGCGGGCAAGCATGGGGGACCCTGAGACCCTGAGGGATTTTCTGCGATTCTGCGAGAAGAACTATCCTGCCGACCACAAGGTGCTGATCCTGTGGGACCATGGCGGGGGAAGCAGCGGAGGGCTTTGTTACGACGAAACGCACGGCGGCGACGCCTTGTCCTTTGGGGAGCTGAGGGAGGCGCTGGAGGCGGTCTATGGCGACGAGCCGGATAAAAAGCCGTTCGAGCTGATTGGGATCGACGCCTGTTTGATGGCGACGCTGGAGATGGCCGGCGTCTGTGCGCCTTACGCGGGGTATCTTGTGGCCTCGGAGGAGACGGAGCCGGGCTGCGGGTGGAAATACGACGGCTGGCTGTCGGTTCTTTCCGCGAACACGGCAATGCGTGCCGAGGAGCTTGGGCGTGTCGTCTGTGACTCGTATTATGAAGGGTGCCGGGAGCATGGGCTGGAGAAAAACGTCACGCTGTCCGTGATCGATCTTCAGAAGGTGGACGACTTGAATCTGGCGGTGTCCTGTCTCGGGGCGATGGGGATGACCTCGGTCCTGGAGGACCCCTCCGCGTTTTACGCCGCATTCTCTCGGGGTGCGAAGAGCGCTGAGAGCTACAGCGCCGGGATGGTGGATCTGGCGAGCCTGGCCTCCAAGAACGCGAACCTCTTTCCGGAGGCTGCCAAGGCGGTGCTCGAGGCCGTCCGTGAGAGCGTGGTCTATCAGGTGAAGGGGGCCTACCGGAAGGGATCAAACGGAATTTCCGTCTTTATTCCCTCCGCTCCGGAGCCCGACGCCTACGACCGGTTTAAGGACTCCGCTTTGGCGTCGGGGATGCGAGGGCTCTATTACCTATACGAGCCCCTGCTGCGGGGGGACTTTTCGGACGAGGCGGTGCAGTTCGTTCAGGATGTCACCGATTTTTTGAACTCCCTTGACGCGGGATCGGAGGCGCCGGTGAGCGCGGATCGGCCGGGGCATTCGGCCTCGCCCTGGGACGCCTCCGCGTTGGCCCAGGGGCTCCATCTTCCCTCGCTGGGGCGTTGGGATGCCTCCGCGCTGGCCGCGGGCCTCAACTTCGCCGAAACCGCCGGCATGAATTTGGACGACCACCCGGTCGAGTACATCGAACGGGACGGCGAGACCTACGCGTGTCTCAACCTCGGGGCCGAGAAGGCGGCCCTGCTGAGTCGTGTCACCTTTATCCTCGCGCTATGCGGCGACGAGGGGACCCCGTCCGTGTTTCTGGGCGAGGATTCCGATCTTTCCGCGGATTGGGATGCGGGGCGTTTTATGGATAACTTTCGTGGCGTCTGGGGCAGTCTCGACGGGCATTTGGCCGCGATGTCCGTCCTCTCGGTGACGGACGACTATGTCCTTTATGAGGTCCCCTTCCTGATGAAGGGCAAGCCTTACAACCTCACGGTGGCCTACGATTTCGGCACGGAGACGTACCGGATGCTCACCGCCAGGCCAGATGAGGAGGGGGTCCCCCCGGGCAGGGGGGAGCGTCTGTTGGTCGAGGGCGACGAGATCACGCTGGTCCTGCATAAGCTGGACCTCGAAAAAGGCGAGCTGGTTGCGTTCGAGGGCGATACGCTCACGATCGGCAAGAGGTCCAAGTTCAAGGAGATGGTGCTTCCCGACGGGATTTATGCCTTTATGTTCACCATGACCGACTACAGGCAGAACGTCTATTATTCGACGGCCTCGGGCGTGCAAATGGAGAACGGGGTCCCGACGGTTTTTTCTTTGGATGAGGAGAAGGAGAAAAAAAAGGGGGAGTAAGGGGGAGAAGTGTCCCTGACGCCCTCCTTTCCCTAACGGCGTCTCATAACGCGATTGGGGTATTCTATTCAGCGCCGCCTCGCGCGGGCGATGGCCTCTGCGGCCCCGGAGACGCCCAGCGTGCGCAGGCAGCTTGTCGCTGGACTTTGAGACAACTAGACAACTTGATAGTCATGTTTCATAATTTCTCGGGAGGATCACCATGTACGTCATCGAAAATCGCGATCACCGTCCGCAGCACAACCTGGCGCTGGAGGAGTACCTCTGCCGGATGGCCGCCCGGGATGGGTGCGAGTTCTTCATGCTGTGGCAGAACGAGCCGTCCATCATCGTGGGGCGCTTCCAGAACACGCTCGAGGAGATCAACGCCGACTTCGTCCGCGAGCGCGGCATCCACGTCGTGCGGCGCAACTCGGGCGGCGGGGCTGTCTATCACGACCTCGGCAACATCAACTACAGCTTCATCATGGCGGACCGCGAGGGGGAGTTCAACTTCGCCTTCTTCACGGAGCCGATTATCCGGGCGCTCCGTTCCCTCGGCGCGGACGCGGAGCTGTCGGGACGCAACGACATCGCCATCGGCGGCAAGAAGGTGTCGGGCGGCGCCCAGTACCGGCGCGGGGGCATCCTGCTCCACCACGGCACGCTGCTCTTCGACAGCGACCTGGACGTCCTGTCGCAGGCCCTGAAGGTCTCCCAGGAGAAGTTCCGGAGTAAGGGCGTCAAGTCCGTCCGCGCGCGGGTGGGCAACATCCGCGACTCCCTGCCCCAGGCCCAGACCGCCGCCGACTTCATCGCACTCCTGGAGGCGCGGATTGAGGGGCTGACCCCGCGCGGGCTGACGCCGGACGACCGCGCGGAGGTGGAGACGCTCATGAGGGAGAAATATTCCACCTGGGACTGGAACTACGGCGAGTCGCCGGAGTTCACCGAGCGCAAGAGGGCGCGCTTTCCCTGGGGCGGCGTGGAGGCCTACCTCAAAGTGGACAAGGGGATCATCACCGGCTGCGAGCTGCGCGGGGACTACTTCGGCAGCGGGGACTACGCCCCGCTGCTGGAGCGCGTCGTCGGCATCCCCTACACGCGCGCCGCCCTGGAGAAGGCCCTCGAGGGGCTCTCCACCCATGCGATGTTCGCAGGCTCGACGGCGGAGGACATCCTGACGCTCCTG
It contains:
- a CDS encoding hydroxymethylglutaryl-CoA lyase — translated: MRKDAALPDSVVVREVCPRDGFQNVKEFIPTERKLEWIDALFEAGVAEMEVTSFVSPKAIPQLADAADVLEETKRRHPTARLTALVPNAKGAERALACGADVLNVVFSASESHNKANLNRSVAESLSGLDDIARLIEGRAELSVSIATSFMCPFEGRTDPRRVSELIGVVREKGARSICLAETIGTCHPRDFAETLDVVSPALDGIPVFLHIHNTFGMALLNVREALVRGVDRFDSAAGGLGGCPYAPGAAGNAATEDLVFYLNGLGIETGLDPLALVKVARRMRDYGLGTLGHLVKSRFGQPVEPCC
- a CDS encoding CoA transferase, translated to MEGALSNVVVLDLTRVLAGPFCSMMMADMGAVVIKIENPKGGADERSMGPFKEGVSAYSMNLNRNKKAVTLNLKDPKGKGIFLEMSEKADVVLENFRPGTMEKLGLGYEDLKKVNPGIVYGAISGFGHTGRYSKRPGYDIIAQAMGGLMSTTGWPGGEATRTGTAMGDVLGGLSCAIGVLAALNSRARTGQGQKVDIALVDSVVASLEIINMIYFVEGRVPERIGNRYESTYPYDSFRASDGSLVIGAGNNKLWQDLARTMGREDLLQDPRFSESKDRVAHHEVLRGIVEDWTSRQTVAEIYGKLERAGVPCAPIYSIDQVAADPHIAGDREMFVECEHPVAGRLKLTGSHLKLSGTPASIRTPAPELGQHNNEVYGSMLGYTAEQVAELEREGVL
- the gcvH gene encoding glycine cleavage system protein GcvH, whose product is MKAFDELNFKADVSYTKTHEWAKKNGNIVVVGVDDYAQGALGDIVYVELPDVGAATKAGAAFGSLESTKAVSDLNAPVSGKVVKVNEALADSPDLVNTDPYGAAWMVEIEVPDSKDFDALMKVDAYKDYVKTLDH
- the gcvPA gene encoding aminomethyl-transferring glycine dehydrogenase subunit GcvPA, producing MRYLSHTPEDLRAMLDTIGVKKVEDLFTTIPAEVRMDGPIDIKPRTEWELTAELGAMAEANCNSVAFLGAGCYPHHIPAHIPYLSSRSEFLTSYTPYQPEVSQGTLQAIFEFQTMTANLLGMEVANASMYDGANALAEAAIMAIHVKKKPKVAYSRLNHPHYIQAMKTYFRPAGFEAVEVPVLPDGRTDFSKIPDGVSALVVQSPNFAGVIEDLEAAAKAAHDKGILLIASFSEAMAWGLLKNPGSCGADIVCGEGSSFGIPLSAGGPGVGMLACSMKNVRSVPGRLVGETTDKNGNRCFVLTLAAREQHIRREKATSNICTNSGHNALTAAMYMASAGSEGLHAIAKLNHDKAAYLKAGLEKAGFKPLFDSPFFNEFAMKAPAGFEKRYDELAKKGFVAGLDLGKYYPEYKGAWLFCATEVHTREEIDAFLKEVA
- the gcvPB gene encoding aminomethyl-transferring glycine dehydrogenase subunit GcvPB codes for the protein MGGYPGTKGLAFKEALLWERASKGRVGISIPTQDVPESKLDASLTGPAPKLPELSEVDVIRHYTRLSTWNFGVDTGMYPLGSCTMKYNPKINERMASLPGFANVHPLMPESCFQGALKLMYELEQDLLKLTGMKAASLQPSAGAQGELTGMLMIHAYHAHKGKQRKKVIMPSTAHGTNPASAAICGYTPVPVELNKDGIVTPESIREIMDEDTAGIMLTNPNTLGIFERHVAEISKIIHEKGGLVYGDGANMNALMGYVNVAKMGVDVMHFNVHKTLSTPHGGGGPGAGPVVVGEALEPFLPSPRVCKEGDRYTLCSDSPLSIGRLQAFFGNFAVLVRALAYTRTMGHELKAATEAAVLNANYIKAGLKGVYNLPFPQDSLHEVIFNDAIQQKNGVTTMDIAKRLIDCGYHPPTTYFPLVVDSAIMIEPTDTESKGDLDGFIDAMKAIAEEAKSNPDVVKNTPQNTMIARPDETLAARNLTLKGY
- a CDS encoding clostripain-related cysteine peptidase; this translates as MRRAAALFFLFCAMLASWGCSVSHAAPAAKAKETWAVYWYLCGSDLESENGFATGDLAETLEVVLPDNVKVVVQAGGSKTWDNDLVDASGLCRLERSGDEIGVVGKAGRASMGDPETLRDFLRFCEKNYPADHKVLILWDHGGGSSGGLCYDETHGGDALSFGELREALEAVYGDEPDKKPFELIGIDACLMATLEMAGVCAPYAGYLVASEETEPGCGWKYDGWLSVLSANTAMRAEELGRVVCDSYYEGCREHGLEKNVTLSVIDLQKVDDLNLAVSCLGAMGMTSVLEDPSAFYAAFSRGAKSAESYSAGMVDLASLASKNANLFPEAAKAVLEAVRESVVYQVKGAYRKGSNGISVFIPSAPEPDAYDRFKDSALASGMRGLYYLYEPLLRGDFSDEAVQFVQDVTDFLNSLDAGSEAPVSADRPGHSASPWDASALAQGLHLPSLGRWDASALAAGLNFAETAGMNLDDHPVEYIERDGETYACLNLGAEKAALLSRVTFILALCGDEGTPSVFLGEDSDLSADWDAGRFMDNFRGVWGSLDGHLAAMSVLSVTDDYVLYEVPFLMKGKPYNLTVAYDFGTETYRMLTARPDEEGVPPGRGERLLVEGDEITLVLHKLDLEKGELVAFEGDTLTIGKRSKFKEMVLPDGIYAFMFTMTDYRQNVYYSTASGVQMENGVPTVFSLDEEKEKKKGE
- a CDS encoding lipoate--protein ligase: MYVIENRDHRPQHNLALEEYLCRMAARDGCEFFMLWQNEPSIIVGRFQNTLEEINADFVRERGIHVVRRNSGGGAVYHDLGNINYSFIMADREGEFNFAFFTEPIIRALRSLGADAELSGRNDIAIGGKKVSGGAQYRRGGILLHHGTLLFDSDLDVLSQALKVSQEKFRSKGVKSVRARVGNIRDSLPQAQTAADFIALLEARIEGLTPRGLTPDDRAEVETLMREKYSTWDWNYGESPEFTERKRARFPWGGVEAYLKVDKGIITGCELRGDYFGSGDYAPLLERVVGIPYTRAALEKALEGLSTHAMFAGSTAEDILTLLTPGA